In Archangium violaceum, the following are encoded in one genomic region:
- a CDS encoding prolipoprotein diacylglyceryl transferase: protein MIPYLHVPSIKLGPLTIEPFGIFVAMGILLAARLLVRQAEREGLDSTPLQDYAPWGVGVGVVVGHLFHLFAYHPEELSKSPFQIFKVWDGLSSFGGLIGGILAAVFFFRARKLRFRDYADAFALAVAPGWAVARLGCFAVHDHPGVRTDFFLAIDFPLPLGPRHDLGLYDAAFLFAISGLLWGLRNAGKLRGKLLPLLSLLYAFGRFFFDSLRATDLSYVDSRYLGLTPAQFGCFALVAFGLWGLVKWQAPARKPTPASGAGGGSVHAQAR, encoded by the coding sequence GTGATCCCCTACCTGCACGTCCCTTCCATCAAGCTCGGCCCCCTCACCATCGAGCCCTTCGGCATCTTCGTGGCGATGGGCATCCTCCTCGCCGCCCGCCTCCTGGTCCGCCAGGCCGAGCGAGAGGGCCTCGATTCCACGCCCCTCCAGGACTATGCCCCCTGGGGTGTCGGTGTGGGTGTCGTGGTCGGCCACCTCTTCCACCTGTTCGCCTACCACCCCGAGGAGCTCTCCAAGAGCCCGTTCCAGATCTTCAAGGTGTGGGATGGACTCTCCTCCTTCGGCGGGCTGATCGGCGGCATCCTCGCCGCGGTCTTCTTCTTCCGGGCCCGCAAGCTGCGCTTCCGCGACTACGCCGATGCCTTCGCGCTCGCGGTGGCCCCCGGCTGGGCCGTCGCCCGGCTCGGCTGCTTCGCCGTGCACGACCACCCCGGCGTCCGCACCGACTTCTTCCTCGCCATCGACTTCCCCCTGCCCCTGGGGCCCCGTCACGACCTGGGCCTCTATGACGCCGCCTTCCTCTTCGCCATCTCCGGCCTGCTCTGGGGCCTGCGCAACGCCGGCAAGCTGCGCGGGAAGCTCCTGCCCCTTCTCTCCCTCCTCTACGCCTTCGGCCGCTTCTTCTTCGACTCCCTGCGCGCCACCGACCTGTCCTATGTCGACTCCCGCTACCTCGGCCTGACGCCCGCCCAGTTCGGGTGCTTCGCGCTCGTCGCCTTCGGCCTCTGGGGGCTCGTGAAGTGGCAGGCCCCCGCCAGGAAGCCCACGCCCGCCTCCGGCGCGGGGGGCGGAAGCGTCCACGCACAGGCCCGGTAG